The Brettanomyces bruxellensis chromosome 8, complete sequence genome segment CAGAGCATTAAAGCTAATGATGCATTGATGTTTGTGTACACGTATACTTGTGATCCTGCTGATTGTGGCAGGAATTGTTTTATTTGGCGTACTCTCAATGTATGGAATACAAGCAATGATCAATGCATTGCCTGGCAGAAGTGAGATTGAAGTCTCTTGTAGTTTAACACGCAGTTGATCGGAAGTATCTGTTGAAAGTGCTCTAAGTTGCTTTGCAAGTGGTTCGTCGATATCATTGAGCTTATCGTTGAAATGTGTGGCAATCTGTATGGAATCCGACTTTGATAGTCCTGTTTGGTATGTGACACCTGGCAGATACACAAGTTGGTTCGGGAGAATGAAGTATGGAAGGTTAATGAGTGGCGATTGGAGAGTCATAGTATTGAGGAGTgtaaaaaagagaaagaaaggaaagaaaaggaaagaaaggaaaaggaaaagtgagaagtaaataaatctaaGATACGGTGGAGATCAGTTAGATACGCAGATAAATATAGTGTAGCGCGAAATCAGGCGGTGGATTCAGGGAACCGCGGGTGCTGCACCGCCTTGATTTGAATGGAGGTATTAAAGTAAGAGGTATGGGTTTATGATAATAGTTAATGGAGCAGCCTGCATTTTCAGGATTAAGCTATTGAAACATGCATTAGTATTACTTctctttaaaatattaGAATACTTTCAAATCCTTCTCAAAGCAGATTAAGAGGGCATTGCATTTTCACAGAAAAGCAAACAGTGGCTGGAAAGTGCAATAGTAGTGAAATAGATGCGTCGACAGTCGCGTCTGCATAAGCTGCCCTGGCTTATTTATGAGACctcgctcataaggattaaaggtatttaaatatgtgcatttctctttttattctgttcattttacttttatactactcaatactagttataacGCAAACTTCATAACTAATGGGCGTCAGCTAAACGAACTAAAGTATTACATTAGTATTGTATTGGATTTTCACAGAAAAGCCAAACAATCATCTCTCATACTAGTATCACATTACACATTCTGGCTGGAAGCTACAGCCAGGACAGTTAAAAGCGACGAATTAAGCAATATTAGAGACAGTAGAAAAGCATAATCAGTACTGGTGAGTGTGGATGGCATTAACATGCTCGACCTTGACCAAAGGCCGGTACTGGGGCCTCCACATCTGGGACTTGACCCAGGCAAGACACTTGTTGAAGTCACGAGGCACCCGGACCTTTCCGCCGCTAGGAGaatcctctttttcaaCGGTCACTAGTCCCTCCTTCAAAGCCTGGATGATGACAGCAGTGGCGATCCTTGCAGACGTCTCGTCGATCGTCTCCAAGTCCGGAAGCAAGCCTCCCATGTGATCGCGGACTGCCGGAGAAAGAGCAGCCAACTCGTCAACTGCAGCAGAGATCATCTTGTCGGAAATACTCCTGACACGGGCCAAGACGGCACCCAAGCCGATTCCTGGAAAGGCGACGCAGTTGTTGTTCTCTGATATCACGTGACCATTGACCGGTGGGAAAGGCGACCCAGTGGCAATTAGTGCATTGTAGTCGGTCCACTCGAGGGCATCCTTAGGGTGGACCTCGCAGAGCCTGGTGGGGTTGGAAAGCGGGAATATGATTGGCCGGCGGTTGTACTTGTACATGGTCTTTATGACATTCTCGGTGAAGGCACCGGCCTGGGTGGAGCAGCCAATCAAAACGGTTGGGTGGATTTTGGCGACGATTTCGACCAAGTTCGTCGCGTCGACGCCGTGCCAGTCGGCGGCCCGGTCCGCGTAGAGCATCTGGGCATCGGAGGAAACCGGGCCCATGTCGTCGAGAATGAGCCCGTGGCGATCCACGCAGTGGATGTGGGTCCGGGCCTCGTCCCGGTCTGCTCCGTGCGAAACCATGTGGTTGACGATCTGGTCGGCGATCCCGAGTCCCGCGGAACCGGCCCCGAAGATCACAACTTGGACATCTGCGAGTTTCCGGTTTGTGACTTGCAAAGCTGCAGTCATCGACGCCATGGCCACGGCACCTGTACCCTGGATGTCGTCGTTGAAGCACGCGTATCTCTTCTTGTACCTCTCCAAAACGGGGCGGGCAGTGGTCACACCAAAGTCCTCAAAGTGAATCACCGCGTGAGGATACATGTTGTGCAGAGTGGTCATCACTTTCTCCACAAACGCATCGTACGCTTCGCCACGCACCCTGGGAAACCGGTTGCCCATGTACAACTCGTCTTTCAGAAGCTTCTTGTTGTTTGTGCCCACGTCCAACACTGCCGAGAGCACTCTTCCCGGGTGCAACCCACCACAAAGGGTCATCAATGAGGCCTTGGCCACACAGATCCTCACTCCGCCCACTCCCTGGTCCCCGATCCCGAGGATGCCCTCACTGTCCGAGATCACTATGTAGTCGATGTCCTTATCCTTGCCGAATGGATGCAACCGATCCTGGATTCCGTCCGGGTCGTTGATATCCAAAAAGCAGCCCTCGGGTTTCCGGAACCGCGACGAGTACGCGATGATCGCATCGCCCTCCGTCGGCGTGTACACAATGGGGAGAAGCTCTTTGATGTGGTCCCGCACCAACTTGTAGTACAACACCTTGTTCTGCACACGCATCGACGTGCAGAAGTCACTCTTGGCCAGTCCCGTCTTGAAGAAATGGAGCTGCTTGTAAGCTCTCTCTGCCTGCTCCTTCAACGTGTTCACAACCGGTGGGAGAAGCCCCGTGAGGTCAAATGCTGCTCTTTCTTCCAATGTGAACGCCGACCCTTTGTTGAAAAGCGAAGAGTTCAACAAGTTGAACCCGGACACATCGCACTCGATCGGGCCTGTGGCCGTCAACCTCGTCTGCTGCGGAATGTGCTCCTCTGTATCATATGTCATGCTTTGATTCGGTGACCAATGCACTCTGAAGTActcaaaaagaaatcaaaaagaaatgaatagGTACTCAAAGGAATCAAATGTAAAGTAACCAAAAGCACTCAAATGTAAAGTAACCAAATACTAAATAATCAAACAAATCCACCAACACAAAAACACTAAAGAATAACTACAAACCACTGCATTTCCAAATCTTGGAATTCCTCCCCAATTTATACCTGCCCCCTGCTTATTGCCAACCTCTAGAAAACATGAAAGCCAGGCCAGAAATTCACCGGCTCGCCGTAGAAAACCGGAACCACCTGCCTCAGGCAAGATCCCAAATTGGTCTGTTCCGCCCAGGCGAGTGCGATGAGTGAGACTCCGAAATTTTTCGCCGGTGCCGTTTAATCAGATACCTGTTTGTTCTCTTGTGATTTTTCTCTCAAGCGTTATAATTTTATGCATCTTCTGACTTCTCTTATTGTTGCCTTTACTCCATTGTCGGGGTTTTGCTTCTATCGGAGAAGTGCGGTTCTCATCGAAATCTCCctacttttttattcttttgctCCTTTTTTGAGTCATGCTGTAAGCCCGGACCAGCTCGCTCAACATGTTTTTCTACCTTTTActtgaaataaattaaagTTTAACTTTTCAATCTACATCTATTCAAATCTTGTTTATACTTTCTCTCCTTCCTTTCCTtcctttcattttcttcctttcctttccttctctttccCTTGTCTTTTCCCTAGTGTCCACCTAAGTTCTTATTCTCCCCATCCTGTAATCATGTCAGAAACACCCTTTGTTTACTACTTATCTGTTTCCATCTTACTTACTCCAGTAATCCCTTCGTTTCCTTTACTCGATTGTTCTTTCACATTTTTAGAATCTCTCGTGCTATTATGTCTCACCATATTTATACGTTCAACATATTATCGCTAGCATTATATCCacgaaattttttttttttttcaccgcGATATCAGCGTGCTCCCAGGTTTCGGCATTCTGTTCGGGGATCCTTCCTCCCGATCGACCAAACTGATAGCCCATTCTCGTTTAATTTGTCTCCGTGTACCGGACTTCTCTAATTCCATCCTCTCCGATCTATACCTCTCAAATTACTGTTTTATGATTCtcaattatttttgtcTTCCATCTGACTTGTCCCGGAGCACCCGCTTAATGGTTCCTGATACGAGTATATGCTCTTACTTAGAATAGTTGTGCTGTATGTCTTGTATTTATTCTGCAATAAAGTACTTTTTGATTATTCGTTCAGTACTtttgaagtattttttgaagtcttatattttaaaaagaTTTCGGGCTCAGTCTTTCTTTTAAGCTACTGGCGCTAACTACTTTACAAAAATAATCCCTAAATACTTTATCTTGACCCTTAATAACACCTCagcttttccttttcatcatattcatttctttgctCTACAATTGCTATCCTGTTTCTTCCTTCCCCACATTCCCTTTAAGTCTACTGTGgccctttttttcatacCTGATGGTGGTTGCAACTCCGTTGGTTACATTTCGCCGACAGAATTCGAaaatttttacttttcgTGTTCCGGACTAAGGGGTTCATCGCCCGTAGCAAGCcgggataaaaaaataaaataaagaaaataaaacaaaaacgatattgataaataaacgaagggaaaaataaaatggatTAATCAAAATAATAGATACACAATtaagtaaataaaaaaacgGATGAAGATCGATCGACGAGTAAACAAATAAGCTTTTAAGCATCCTTGCACCACTTGCCCCCACGTTTGCTAACTTTCATTCGCCTCCCAGCACCTGCACATTATTTTTGAACCTTTCGCATAGAATAGAACTACATTAGCCCCGTTATATTTATAGCATGCGTTAATTACGTAAACGCTGGTTAATTAAACAAACCACTTGGTATTGAggtaaattttttttctttcactttattttttttttgtttttttctgtttttcgTCTCGATAAGataaatatttgttgaaatcCCGGAATCGTCACAGGTCCCATTTCTAAaccatttccttttttgtttacttTTGTTGCCCTTTTGTTCCGTTGTTTGCTGCCAGCTATATATAAGCTGCAGTTTTCACAATTTGCGGATATTCGAAAACAGTCATAGCCTTCACATGAACAGCAAGTTGTGAAATAATCTAATCTAGTCAATTAGTCAAATTTCTACTATTGTCGATAGTATTTATTACATTCTCGTGCACTTTTTCCGCAAGGGGGACAACTCGGCTGACTGAAAGCACCTTTGGTCTGGCTTGATTGATAAATTATTCATCTTAGTCCTTCAGATcgccttctttttttttttttaccttttaAAAATGTCTCTTGCAACAAGTTCAGCACATCCTTCAAAGCCCCGCCAGGTTTATCACGAACCAACAGGGATGCACCGCCTTGACATCCTCTCGAGGGCATTATCGAAGCTCCTCCGACATCAGGCCGGCCGGGAGCACATGAATATGGACAAAAGGGGATTTTTGTCATTGTGCGATGTGTTGAACCACCGGTATTTCAAATCTATGAAGGCCACCCCGGAAGACATTTTTCAGGCGGTGAACATCAACGACAAGAAGCGGTTTAAGATTGTCCAGGTGCAGGATGATGGAATCGATTATGACAATGAGTGTAAGGAGTGCGAGGTACACACTTATGTGCAAGGATGTCACTACATGATATGTGCACTACAGGGTCATTCGATAGCATCGGTGACCGACTCATATGGGATGACggagatcaagaagaacGAGTATCCAGAGCAAATAATTCACGGcacatactacaataagCTCAAGAGCATAAAAGAGAGTGGAGGTCTGAGCAGAATGTCCAGAAATCACATTCATTTTGCAGAAGGTATGCCGAGATACATGAATACCGGAAAGCGGGCCAGAGAAACGCCATgtaaagaaaatggaaaggCTTTGGAGAGCCAGGATAGGGCGGGTGTGCGGAAGAAGAGACGCGCATC includes the following:
- the MAE1 gene encoding NAD-dependent malic enzyme, mitochondrial; protein product: MTYDTEEHIPQQTRLTATGPIECDVSGFNLLNSSLFNKGSAFTLEERAAFDLTGLLPPVVNTLKEQAERAYKQLHFFKTGLAKSDFCTSMRVQNKVLYYKLVRDHIKELLPIVYTPTEGDAIIAYSSRFRKPEGCFLDINDPDGIQDRLHPFGKDKDIDYIVISDSEGILGIGDQGVGGVRICVAKASLMTLCGGLHPGRVLSAVLDVGTNNKKLLKDELYMGNRFPRVRGEAYDAFVEKVMTTLHNMYPHAVIHFEDFGVTTARPVLERYKKRYACFNDDIQGTGAVAMASMTAALQVTNRKLADVQVVIFGAGSAGLGIADQIVNHMVSHGADRDEARTHIHCVDRHGLILDDMGPVSSDAQMLYADRAADWHGVDATNLVEIVAKIHPTVLIGCSTQAGAFTENVIKTMYKYNRRPIIFPLSNPTRLCEVHPKDALEWTDYNALIATGSPFPPVNGHVISENNNCVAFPGIGLGAVLARVRSISDKMISAAVDELAALSPAVRDHMGGLLPDLETIDETSARIATAVIIQALKEGLVTVEKEDSPSGGKVRVPRDFNKCLAWVKSQMWRPQYRPLVKVEHVNAIHTHQY